A genomic stretch from Planctomycetaceae bacterium includes:
- a CDS encoding alpha-ketoglutarate-dependent dioxygenase AlkB, with protein sequence MIRCKSFWYISGADVFGVISGMVFGDCSTDMVAQVQTIELRDGGVLLYDEMFLPAELADRYFVTVRGECLWEQKPGIFGHMQPRLIASFGDEGVTYRYSGTTNIALPWTRTLLEIKEKIEAIHGQYNYCLLNRYRSGQDSMGMHADNEPEMGNVIGSVSLGATRKFRIKHNKSKETMTFSLAHGSLLIMAGTMQQFWKHEIPKTRKNVGERINLTYRQIIEPT encoded by the coding sequence GTGATCCGTTGCAAAAGCTTCTGGTACATTTCCGGAGCGGATGTATTCGGCGTTATTTCGGGGATGGTATTCGGAGACTGCAGCACGGACATGGTGGCGCAGGTGCAAACAATTGAACTCAGGGACGGTGGCGTCCTGCTGTACGACGAGATGTTTCTGCCTGCTGAACTGGCTGATCGCTACTTCGTCACGGTCAGGGGTGAGTGCCTCTGGGAGCAGAAGCCTGGGATCTTCGGACATATGCAGCCACGGCTGATTGCTTCCTTCGGTGATGAAGGCGTTACCTATCGATATTCAGGAACAACCAACATTGCTCTTCCCTGGACCAGGACATTGCTGGAGATCAAAGAGAAGATTGAGGCCATTCATGGACAGTACAATTACTGTCTGCTGAACCGCTATCGTTCTGGCCAGGATAGTATGGGGATGCACGCCGATAATGAGCCTGAAATGGGAAATGTGATTGGCTCCGTGTCGTTGGGGGCGACTCGGAAATTTCGTATCAAACATAACAAGTCCAAAGAGACGATGACATTCTCACTGGCTCACGGTTCGCTTCTGATCATGGCCGGAACTATGCAACAGTTTTGGAAGCACGAGATCCCAAAGACCAGGAAGAATGTTGGAGAACGAATTAACCTGACATACCGGCAGATTATTGAGCCAACCTGA
- a CDS encoding dihydrofolate reductase family protein: protein MPKVVLFIATSLDGYIARSDGTVDWLFHDADYGYTEFMGALDAVVMGRTTWEQAKTFEEVPFVRKQVFVFSRTLPASSDKRVHHVHGEVGSVVAAIRQNLQQDIWLVGGGDLIRQFISRRLIDEFRLFVHPIILGEGIPLFLCHSERTNLKFEGIQSFPSGLVELRYRLGQGGSTA from the coding sequence ATGCCTAAAGTTGTCTTGTTCATCGCCACGAGCCTCGATGGCTACATCGCCAGATCTGATGGAACCGTGGACTGGCTGTTTCACGATGCTGACTATGGTTATACCGAGTTCATGGGGGCGTTGGATGCCGTGGTGATGGGACGGACGACGTGGGAACAAGCGAAGACTTTCGAGGAAGTTCCGTTTGTCCGAAAACAGGTGTTTGTCTTTTCGCGGACGCTTCCAGCTTCGAGCGACAAACGTGTTCACCATGTTCATGGGGAAGTCGGGAGCGTCGTGGCTGCGATACGGCAGAATCTTCAACAAGACATTTGGCTGGTTGGCGGAGGCGATCTGATTCGCCAGTTTATCTCGCGTCGCTTGATTGATGAATTCCGTCTGTTCGTGCATCCGATCATCCTGGGAGAGGGCATCCCACTGTTTCTTTGTCACTCTGAACGAACGAATCTCAAGTTTGAGGGAATCCAGTCCTTTCCCAGCGGGTTGGTCGAACTTCGGTATCGGCTGGGGCAGGGCGGATCAACGGCATGA
- a CDS encoding PA0069 family radical SAM protein, whose translation MRHGSNLNPPNRFESIHREADLEHFEWDQEYLRELSHRRVEYIDDASRSIISENTSPDIPFRYSINPYRGCAHACSYCYARPSHEYLGLDAGLDFETRIVVKHNAAQLFRDFLSNRKWKPEPITFSGVTDCYQPVERELRITRQCLEVALECRQPVNIITKNALVLRDLEILKQLAARNLVHVFLSITSLNPELARDMEPRTSIPAARLRAVRMLSESGVPVGVMTAPVIPGLNDSEIPGLLSAAKEAGAISASYILLRLPLTVEPVFIEWLQRVLPAKADMILGRIRETRDGQMNSAAFGERMRGTGIIAEQIRNMFHLFRQRNLLEARLPPLNCDLFRPPADRSGQLRLF comes from the coding sequence ATGCGTCACGGTTCCAATCTCAACCCGCCGAATCGATTTGAGTCGATTCATCGGGAAGCAGACCTGGAGCATTTTGAATGGGACCAGGAATATTTGCGTGAACTTTCCCATCGCAGGGTTGAGTACATCGACGATGCGTCCAGGAGCATCATTTCGGAGAATACTTCCCCTGATATTCCCTTCCGATACAGCATTAACCCGTACCGTGGATGTGCCCACGCCTGTTCCTATTGCTATGCTCGTCCGAGCCATGAATACCTGGGGCTCGATGCCGGGCTCGACTTCGAAACGAGGATTGTCGTCAAGCATAACGCTGCTCAGTTGTTCCGTGACTTCTTGTCCAACAGGAAGTGGAAACCCGAACCGATCACTTTTTCGGGAGTTACAGACTGCTACCAACCGGTGGAACGAGAATTACGTATCACACGGCAATGTCTTGAAGTCGCTTTGGAGTGTCGCCAACCGGTGAACATCATCACAAAGAACGCCCTGGTTCTCCGAGATCTGGAGATACTCAAGCAACTCGCAGCCAGGAACCTTGTTCACGTTTTTCTTTCCATCACCAGCCTCAATCCAGAGCTTGCCCGTGACATGGAACCCCGAACAAGTATCCCGGCAGCTCGCCTGCGGGCCGTACGAATGCTGTCAGAGTCGGGGGTGCCTGTCGGCGTGATGACGGCCCCTGTTATCCCCGGACTCAATGATTCTGAAATTCCCGGACTTCTGTCGGCGGCAAAGGAAGCCGGGGCGATCTCTGCCAGTTACATCCTGCTGCGGCTCCCGCTGACCGTGGAACCTGTCTTTATCGAATGGCTGCAACGGGTCCTTCCGGCGAAAGCAGATATGATTCTTGGTCGAATTCGTGAAACACGTGACGGTCAGATGAACAGCGCTGCATTTGGTGAAAGAATGCGCGGTACCGGAATCATTGCCGAGCAAATCAGAAACATGTTTCATCTTTTTCGACAACGGAACTTGCTTGAAGCTCGACTGCCACCATTGAATTGCGATTTGTTCAGACCTCCTGCAGACAGATCCGGGCAGCTGAGATTGTTCTGA
- a CDS encoding DUF6797 domain-containing protein yields MSKSSTPVSDRRISLSPVVLLMVVCTALPLRGYADEQLLQSLMQQSPEVLAAKVHLRGDPKRGAVVFFKSAAGCVRCHGVGRNSSPLGPDFATLSANVKDGMIDGRPVTEHIVDSVLRPSHSIRKGFETVTVLTLDGQTQSGVVARQADGEIVLRDAADLQKEITIARSNIDEMTVSRTSMMPEGLAGALFDEGEFYCLVKYLSEVIEGGIDRQRLLQPSDDELIVKDDSVGLNHAGILLSLGSRDLQRGREIFQGHCRNCHGTAGDTPTLPSARAFGKQPLKFGADPYQMLLTLTRGNGLMSPMQHLSPRERYQVIHFIREELMKPANPSYVAIDEEYLQSLPKGTGTGDEQQTGERDFGPVLGSQLGNAVNNALTYRLPDDITVSYDLHRMQIADAWAGGFLNLSETQHYRQRGERMPRVDGDRIPGLNTWQWAFRGSFDIPADAKPPRGPVNPERMQYFGHYLHGDRAVMSYAIQGRRILETVQASSDEPNVNERIFSGSVVTLRHTLRIEPGTEPLMLTVAELPNSLDGSAVVVPTDLVSESRIGQSLVGHPEPSRVGTPVPVSDRTAMLTAPPDRSSRGPRMSNEAMHVVRAEEARKLDLGTTDRTVIVRFRTENDGTLVASTPDRGEWKPDGKTLFVRGGRLVFDIGWVGALVGRIPVSDGKWHTAALVVTADETRLYVDGKLDGVRKGFRRDPVAGHVLKIGATATNFGGDFSGELEWVTVIDSAMSDEALASQGNVAERPPRKALFVWVPPHNHPAQSGSGTTAGTPRVVNAAQVAGDVEGLQWISSFEDRIVLGIPASDKVQLIQISRASFETTEQNIEAWRGGEISLPLWSAKEEPQGSVEDLGQLLQGGPTRWPQLLTVRGQLGESINGYALDSIPVPFENPWNSWLRTSALDFFSDGRAVVTTHGGDVFIISGIDASLRQVRWKRFAAGLFEPFGVRVVNDTIYVTCRDGLKRLHDFDDNGEADFVEAFWNDDDVSCQFHAYNFDLQTDSRGNFWFAKAGQYTNHHRPGSIMKIPPQGGTAEVVAWGLRTPNGMGKLSDDRFTVSDNQGPWMPAGKISLIKDRGFYGNMPINDEQEQWLKAQHGGSLPDAFDEPMIWLPQDVDNSCGGQIWVDDGRFGPLANRLIHSSYGKGWLYYLALQDVDGMTQASVVPLPHQWDAGVMRLRVHPADGQLYGVGLSGWQGPRDGKDGCFQRLRYTADPVLMVEQTEVTKNGLRITFSFDLDEQSLKNADSWQAEMWNYLWSKRYGSDQFSVRRPEERHHDQVEVTDARVLDSRTVEITMPGLQVCDQMQLKMNLKSAGGRRYAETIWMTIHAIPDAD; encoded by the coding sequence GTGTCAAAAAGTTCTACACCTGTTTCTGATCGTCGAATATCTCTGTCGCCTGTTGTCCTCCTGATGGTCGTCTGCACTGCATTACCCCTGCGGGGTTATGCCGACGAACAACTTCTTCAGTCGTTAATGCAGCAGTCGCCCGAAGTTCTTGCGGCGAAGGTGCATTTGCGAGGTGATCCAAAGCGCGGCGCTGTGGTGTTCTTTAAATCCGCAGCGGGGTGTGTTCGTTGCCACGGCGTTGGAAGGAACTCTTCGCCTTTGGGCCCGGACTTTGCAACGTTGTCTGCGAATGTCAAAGATGGAATGATTGACGGTCGCCCGGTGACGGAGCATATCGTGGATTCCGTTTTGCGACCGTCGCACTCGATTCGCAAAGGTTTTGAAACTGTCACTGTGCTGACACTGGATGGCCAAACTCAAAGTGGCGTGGTTGCTCGCCAGGCTGACGGCGAAATTGTTTTGCGTGACGCTGCTGATCTCCAGAAGGAAATCACCATCGCACGGTCAAACATTGACGAGATGACAGTTTCCAGAACATCCATGATGCCGGAGGGACTTGCCGGTGCTTTGTTTGACGAAGGCGAATTTTACTGTCTTGTGAAATATCTGTCGGAAGTCATAGAGGGTGGTATTGATCGACAACGTCTGCTGCAGCCATCCGACGATGAATTGATCGTGAAGGACGACTCCGTTGGGCTTAATCATGCAGGTATTCTTCTATCGCTCGGAAGTCGCGATCTTCAGCGTGGGCGCGAGATCTTCCAGGGGCACTGCAGAAATTGTCATGGCACCGCCGGCGACACACCCACCCTTCCTTCTGCCCGAGCCTTTGGGAAACAGCCGCTGAAGTTCGGAGCAGATCCCTACCAGATGTTGCTGACTTTGACTCGGGGCAATGGTTTGATGTCGCCGATGCAGCATCTCTCACCGCGAGAACGGTATCAGGTGATTCACTTCATTCGTGAAGAATTAATGAAGCCGGCGAATCCCTCTTATGTGGCGATCGACGAGGAATACCTGCAGAGTCTTCCGAAAGGAACAGGCACAGGCGATGAACAGCAGACCGGTGAACGTGACTTTGGTCCTGTCCTTGGTTCTCAGCTCGGAAACGCCGTGAACAACGCTCTGACTTATCGTCTTCCTGATGACATTACTGTCAGCTACGACCTGCACCGGATGCAGATTGCTGATGCCTGGGCGGGCGGTTTTCTGAATCTCTCAGAGACTCAGCACTACCGCCAGCGGGGTGAGAGAATGCCTCGTGTTGATGGAGATCGGATTCCGGGATTGAATACCTGGCAGTGGGCGTTCAGGGGTTCGTTTGATATCCCTGCCGATGCCAAACCACCGCGGGGCCCCGTGAACCCGGAACGCATGCAGTATTTTGGTCATTACCTCCATGGTGACCGTGCCGTGATGAGCTATGCGATTCAGGGGCGGCGCATTCTTGAAACAGTGCAGGCGTCGTCAGATGAGCCAAACGTAAATGAACGCATCTTTTCCGGTTCAGTGGTGACACTTCGTCATACGCTCCGTATCGAACCCGGGACAGAGCCGCTAATGCTGACGGTCGCAGAGTTGCCGAATAGTCTGGATGGATCTGCCGTTGTCGTTCCGACAGATTTGGTTTCAGAATCACGGATTGGGCAATCCCTCGTTGGCCATCCCGAACCATCTCGAGTTGGGACGCCGGTTCCTGTTTCTGATCGGACGGCCATGCTGACCGCGCCCCCGGACAGGAGCAGTCGCGGACCACGTATGTCGAATGAAGCCATGCATGTTGTGCGAGCAGAAGAGGCTCGCAAACTGGATCTGGGCACTACCGATCGCACCGTGATTGTCCGCTTTCGAACTGAGAATGACGGAACTTTGGTTGCCTCGACTCCGGATCGAGGCGAATGGAAGCCGGATGGGAAAACCTTGTTTGTGCGAGGCGGCCGTCTAGTGTTCGACATTGGCTGGGTGGGCGCCCTGGTTGGCAGGATTCCGGTCAGTGACGGGAAATGGCACACCGCCGCGCTGGTCGTGACAGCTGATGAAACCCGGCTTTATGTGGATGGGAAGCTTGATGGGGTTCGGAAGGGTTTTCGTCGAGATCCCGTGGCGGGGCATGTGCTGAAAATTGGGGCCACCGCTACCAATTTTGGAGGCGATTTCTCAGGCGAACTGGAATGGGTGACCGTGATTGATTCGGCGATGAGCGACGAAGCTCTGGCCTCTCAGGGCAATGTCGCCGAACGGCCACCGCGAAAGGCATTATTTGTCTGGGTTCCACCACACAACCATCCAGCACAGTCAGGTTCCGGGACCACAGCGGGCACTCCGCGGGTTGTCAACGCGGCTCAGGTGGCGGGCGATGTTGAAGGACTTCAATGGATTTCGAGCTTTGAGGATCGCATCGTCCTGGGCATTCCTGCCAGCGACAAAGTGCAACTGATTCAGATCAGTCGAGCATCGTTTGAGACGACGGAACAGAACATTGAGGCCTGGAGAGGCGGGGAGATTTCGTTGCCGCTGTGGTCGGCGAAAGAGGAACCCCAGGGCTCCGTCGAAGATCTGGGGCAACTCCTGCAGGGTGGTCCCACGCGCTGGCCGCAGTTGCTGACGGTCAGGGGACAGTTGGGCGAATCCATCAACGGCTACGCGCTGGATTCGATCCCTGTCCCATTTGAGAATCCCTGGAATTCCTGGCTCCGAACCAGCGCTCTGGATTTCTTTTCTGATGGGCGTGCCGTCGTAACGACTCACGGCGGTGATGTGTTCATCATTTCGGGGATCGATGCCTCTCTGCGGCAGGTCCGGTGGAAACGCTTTGCTGCCGGCCTTTTTGAACCGTTTGGAGTGCGCGTTGTCAATGACACGATTTACGTGACCTGCCGTGACGGGCTCAAGCGGCTGCACGATTTTGATGACAATGGCGAAGCGGATTTTGTGGAAGCATTCTGGAATGACGATGACGTTTCATGCCAGTTCCATGCATACAACTTTGATCTGCAGACAGATTCGCGGGGAAATTTCTGGTTTGCGAAGGCAGGGCAATACACGAATCACCATCGCCCGGGCAGCATCATGAAGATTCCACCGCAGGGAGGTACCGCAGAAGTTGTGGCCTGGGGACTTCGCACACCCAATGGCATGGGAAAACTGTCCGACGATCGTTTCACTGTGTCTGATAATCAGGGGCCGTGGATGCCGGCAGGGAAGATCTCTTTGATCAAAGATCGTGGATTCTACGGCAATATGCCAATTAACGACGAACAGGAGCAGTGGCTCAAGGCTCAGCATGGCGGGAGTTTGCCCGATGCCTTCGATGAACCGATGATCTGGCTTCCGCAGGATGTCGACAATTCCTGTGGCGGGCAGATCTGGGTGGACGACGGACGTTTTGGCCCCCTTGCAAATCGGCTTATTCATTCATCATACGGGAAGGGGTGGCTGTATTACCTGGCCTTGCAGGACGTCGACGGAATGACTCAGGCGAGCGTCGTCCCGCTTCCGCATCAGTGGGATGCCGGCGTGATGCGTTTGCGAGTTCATCCCGCCGATGGACAACTCTACGGTGTTGGTCTTTCAGGCTGGCAGGGGCCTCGTGATGGTAAGGATGGGTGTTTTCAGCGTCTTCGCTATACGGCAGATCCAGTCCTGATGGTTGAACAGACCGAGGTGACAAAGAACGGACTTCGTATCACGTTCAGTTTTGATCTGGACGAACAGTCGCTGAAGAATGCCGATTCATGGCAGGCTGAGATGTGGAACTATCTGTGGTCAAAGCGCTACGGAAGCGATCAATTTTCGGTGCGTCGACCGGAAGAACGACATCATGATCAAGTTGAAGTGACGGATGCCAGGGTTCTGGATTCTCGAACGGTCGAAATAACCATGCCCGGCCTGCAGGTCTGTGATCAAATGCAGCTGAAGATGAACCTGAAATCGGCTGGCGGACGTCGCTATGCCGAAACGATCTGGATGACCATTCATGCGATTCCTGATGCGGACTGA
- a CDS encoding CBS domain-containing protein — protein sequence MDLSPVSALQIMTRNLATTTPNVHVLNAVDKLIAQRVSGLPVVTETHVLIGRFTEQSAIAALDLAGLSDKPSSLNSRSCLNLLIAADVMKPPSLVLHSHSDVMSCTDQLIRKGVSGAPVLASDGTVLGVFSEKSAMQVFIRLCWEQSPCAAVTAWMDDEPGRMINEQTTLPEILERFHQTSFRRLLVTRQGRLIGEITRRDALSAAVTAIRTPLVESQDRADMNGLAYKATVSFWMQHEVPVVSPALNVLSIAQNFIESSVRQLPVVDDGSLLGQISRSDLLRAVQRFFPVPQPAAARPQPLYLSAVAPGREFVTT from the coding sequence ATGGATTTGTCTCCCGTTTCTGCGCTCCAGATCATGACCCGCAATCTGGCAACAACCACCCCCAATGTTCACGTGCTGAATGCCGTGGACAAGCTGATCGCTCAACGTGTTTCCGGTTTGCCTGTTGTGACCGAGACTCATGTTCTGATAGGACGTTTCACGGAACAATCTGCAATTGCCGCTCTGGATTTAGCGGGACTCAGCGACAAACCGTCTTCTTTGAATAGTCGAAGTTGCCTGAACCTGTTGATTGCTGCGGACGTCATGAAACCCCCGTCTCTGGTACTCCACAGCCATTCCGACGTGATGTCGTGTACCGACCAGTTGATACGCAAGGGAGTATCGGGCGCTCCGGTACTGGCTTCTGATGGTACTGTACTGGGCGTCTTCTCCGAAAAATCCGCAATGCAGGTGTTTATTCGACTGTGCTGGGAACAATCGCCATGCGCAGCGGTGACTGCATGGATGGATGACGAGCCCGGACGAATGATCAATGAGCAAACGACATTGCCCGAGATTCTCGAACGTTTTCATCAGACCTCTTTTCGGCGTCTGCTTGTGACTCGCCAGGGACGTTTGATAGGCGAAATTACGAGGCGAGATGCGCTGTCTGCCGCAGTCACGGCCATCAGAACTCCGCTAGTCGAATCACAGGACAGGGCGGACATGAATGGCCTTGCATACAAGGCAACCGTATCCTTCTGGATGCAGCATGAAGTTCCGGTTGTTTCGCCAGCGTTGAACGTCTTGTCCATCGCGCAGAACTTTATCGAATCGTCAGTCCGGCAATTGCCGGTTGTGGACGATGGATCCCTGCTGGGACAAATCAGTCGAAGCGATCTGCTGAGGGCCGTGCAGAGATTCTTTCCTGTTCCACAGCCTGCTGCTGCTCGCCCACAACCGCTTTACCTGAGCGCTGTGGCTCCGGGAAGAGAATTCGTTACCACGTGA